In Paenibacillus kyungheensis, the following are encoded in one genomic region:
- a CDS encoding SDR family NAD(P)-dependent oxidoreductase: protein MLNVPGLTLQDVDYDEVIEEIAEISSRDIAIIGLALDFPQARTADDFWENIRTGKDCIRGIPQRRRNDVDRYIWSQGMPLDDHLYSQLGFLDEIDTFDHRFFNLSPVEAAMMDPSQRLFLQCAWRALEDAGYAGDKAKGKAVGVYLGQNVNLVENYYQYIRDVEPESMGAALPGNLAAMAASRISYFLDFSGPSIVVNTACSSSLVAVHIASQALREGDCEIALVGGVSINLLSLETEQKIAKASSGKSYTFDDRADGTSDGEGVAAVLLKPLKQAMADGDSIYAVIKGSAVNQDGSTNGITAPSARAQANVIEKAWKASGINPETVGYIEAHGTATELGDPIEIEGVTQAFRRYTSKKQFCGIGSLKPNIGHLDAAAGVASLIKAVLALKHKELPPSIHFDRPNRNIRFQKSPVYVQDTLETWEAPHGPRRCGVSAFGLSGTNAHIVLEEAPRMNRQAVTERLRLFTISARSPAAMVSLTREYQKWFATAEHEDFAAICYTASTGRGHFRYRLAVLATNAEQLLEKLNILTKNGIDADIDGVFYGEHSIVPTSKMVRDKGDLTEAEAEAYKAQALATIEHPKEAVLEQLGQLYIQGAEVDWEMLYEPAAKRRIPLPHYPFERIRCWLELPEPSGVDGMFFTMKWEERPSEQQASIRWKGRILLFKGQGILSDEWQASLEEAGASLITIEYGDAFRRTRPNHFTVSSTEEDYEQLMQALQDEQITNVLHFWSLNESIKDSSFEDKTRKSVNSLFYLIKAMNKTHAANSIEFILAAPTVWQVTEQENRLEPEYAPLFGLAKAVSAEYPHWNCRCLDVDDSLTGRQLNSELMDPHPPYMIAYRNGRRYSQYLIGDSPHAIETMKLPIRSYGVYVISGGTGGIGIEMAKWLVSQERVSIALVYRTPIPERSEWEQLLKRRISEKECRKIEAILDLEASGANVQLYEIDVGDKQAVVQMLCDLRQRFGKVNGIIHGAGVPGEGMLWSKSQAEFDAVLRPKLQGTYNLDEASSDDGLDFFVLFSAITSLTGGFGQGDYAAANAYLDAFAAKRARRGGRTLTINWAVWKETGMAVDYGIADREHIFQALRTEQAIEAFQRALTSSFVQVAIGRINRTEAVKVLPLLDQPRFPIQLHAELMAELEQGIEKKGTGQNAVHVVHPEFVPSVVLTGRADNTYSDWEQAIGAIWLKVLGVKRINIYDTFYELGGDSIFATRVVNHIHEDLGIEISIAEFLQHLTIDGLAVYLMHKEQRDEKCNSTDHSISLASPASFYPVSSAQRRLYFLHELRPDQQAYNVTVVLQIEGELERERFEQAWQTIVDRHETLRTYFELHDGEPVQKIADNLIAPIRYMEADEPQITELIQAGISSFDLKQAPLLRILLLALSSTRHVLVIDLHHIIADGFSIGILAEEFMTLYKGQTLPALSIQFKDYAVWHNERMNSNQMLRHEQFWLSLFADNVPKLDLITDNTRPSLQSFAGDKHIFAANVDMLEQLQHFATKYETTMFMLLLAAFNILLAKLAEQDDIVVGSPVAGRTVRDTEPLIGMFANTVVFRNRPMDQLTFAEFLSQVKENTLAVYDHQEYPFERLISQLGLGSELSRNPLFDVMFVMHNEHKTEQENLPLRLASYPIPHRIAKVDITLEATVLEDKLLLVFEYCTDLYRSATIKHWSNGLLYILQEVVKKPDVRICDLIWSTQKRVTNVLPEEIEFNF from the coding sequence ATGCTAAATGTTCCAGGCCTTACCCTTCAAGATGTTGACTATGATGAAGTGATCGAGGAAATAGCCGAGATTTCGTCACGAGATATTGCGATCATCGGTCTCGCGTTGGATTTCCCACAGGCACGAACTGCAGATGATTTCTGGGAAAATATTAGAACAGGCAAGGACTGTATTCGCGGTATTCCACAGCGTAGACGTAATGATGTGGATCGTTATATTTGGTCTCAAGGAATGCCTCTGGACGATCATCTGTATTCACAACTCGGATTTTTGGACGAAATTGATACGTTTGATCATCGTTTCTTTAATCTTTCTCCTGTAGAAGCTGCCATGATGGATCCCAGCCAGCGTTTGTTTTTGCAGTGTGCTTGGCGAGCACTCGAAGACGCAGGATATGCGGGAGATAAGGCGAAAGGCAAGGCAGTCGGTGTATATTTGGGGCAAAATGTAAATCTGGTCGAAAATTATTACCAGTATATTCGCGATGTGGAGCCAGAGTCGATGGGTGCAGCTTTGCCAGGCAATTTGGCCGCAATGGCCGCAAGCCGAATCTCTTATTTTCTTGATTTTTCGGGACCGAGCATTGTAGTCAACACAGCCTGTTCCTCCTCACTAGTCGCCGTTCACATTGCTTCGCAGGCACTTCGAGAGGGAGATTGTGAAATTGCACTGGTTGGTGGCGTTAGCATCAATCTGTTGTCACTTGAAACAGAGCAAAAAATTGCAAAAGCGTCTTCTGGCAAATCCTACACATTTGATGATAGAGCAGACGGGACTAGCGATGGAGAAGGCGTTGCAGCTGTCTTGCTTAAGCCGCTAAAGCAAGCAATGGCCGATGGCGATTCCATTTACGCTGTAATCAAAGGGAGCGCGGTCAATCAAGATGGTAGTACAAACGGCATTACAGCCCCGAGCGCTCGAGCGCAGGCTAATGTTATTGAAAAGGCTTGGAAGGCAAGCGGTATTAATCCGGAGACAGTGGGTTATATCGAAGCACACGGTACAGCAACAGAGCTGGGGGATCCTATCGAAATTGAAGGTGTCACCCAAGCCTTCCGCCGTTATACGAGCAAAAAACAATTTTGCGGAATCGGATCACTTAAACCGAATATCGGTCATCTGGATGCTGCGGCAGGTGTTGCTAGCTTAATTAAAGCAGTACTGGCACTCAAACATAAAGAATTGCCTCCATCGATTCATTTTGATCGGCCTAACCGTAACATTCGATTCCAGAAATCTCCTGTATATGTACAAGATACGCTGGAGACGTGGGAAGCTCCACACGGCCCGCGTAGATGTGGTGTCAGTGCATTTGGTCTGAGCGGTACTAACGCTCACATTGTTCTAGAAGAGGCACCTCGTATGAACAGGCAGGCTGTTACAGAACGCTTGCGTTTGTTTACGATTTCAGCAAGAAGCCCGGCTGCTATGGTCTCTTTGACCCGTGAATATCAGAAGTGGTTTGCTACGGCAGAACATGAGGATTTCGCAGCCATCTGTTATACAGCAAGTACAGGACGCGGCCATTTTCGCTATCGTTTGGCAGTTCTTGCTACAAATGCTGAGCAATTGCTTGAAAAGCTGAATATTTTAACGAAAAATGGAATAGATGCAGACATTGACGGAGTTTTTTATGGAGAGCATTCGATCGTTCCAACCAGCAAAATGGTTCGAGATAAAGGAGATTTGACAGAAGCAGAGGCGGAAGCATACAAGGCACAAGCTCTTGCTACTATAGAACATCCTAAAGAGGCTGTGTTGGAACAGCTCGGACAGCTGTATATTCAAGGAGCAGAAGTTGATTGGGAAATGCTCTATGAACCAGCAGCCAAACGTCGAATCCCATTGCCGCATTATCCATTTGAACGTATTCGTTGCTGGCTAGAGTTGCCTGAACCTTCAGGAGTGGACGGAATGTTTTTCACGATGAAATGGGAAGAACGACCGTCTGAACAACAAGCATCTATTCGGTGGAAAGGACGGATTCTTCTTTTTAAGGGACAAGGTATCTTATCCGACGAATGGCAGGCCTCTCTTGAAGAGGCAGGAGCATCACTCATTACGATTGAATACGGTGATGCATTTCGTCGAACCCGTCCGAATCATTTTACCGTGTCTTCGACAGAGGAAGATTATGAACAACTGATGCAAGCACTTCAAGACGAGCAAATTACGAATGTATTACATTTTTGGTCACTCAACGAAAGTATAAAGGATTCGTCCTTTGAAGATAAAACGCGCAAAAGCGTCAACAGTCTTTTTTATCTTATTAAAGCCATGAATAAAACACATGCGGCAAATTCTATAGAGTTCATTCTGGCTGCTCCTACTGTGTGGCAGGTAACGGAACAGGAAAATAGGTTGGAGCCGGAGTATGCACCTTTGTTTGGACTTGCGAAAGCGGTCTCAGCCGAGTATCCGCATTGGAATTGTCGTTGTCTGGATGTAGACGACTCCTTAACGGGTAGACAGTTAAATTCAGAGTTGATGGATCCTCATCCGCCATATATGATAGCCTATCGCAATGGACGTCGATATTCTCAATATTTGATAGGAGATTCTCCGCATGCCATAGAGACTATGAAGTTGCCGATTCGTTCGTATGGTGTGTACGTTATTAGCGGTGGTACCGGAGGAATAGGTATTGAAATGGCGAAATGGCTAGTGTCTCAAGAGAGAGTTTCGATCGCTTTGGTTTATCGTACGCCGATACCTGAGCGAAGTGAGTGGGAACAGCTGTTGAAGCGAAGAATTTCGGAGAAAGAATGTCGGAAGATTGAAGCTATTCTGGATCTGGAAGCTTCCGGAGCAAATGTACAGCTCTATGAGATTGATGTTGGTGACAAACAAGCAGTAGTACAGATGCTCTGCGATCTGCGACAGCGTTTTGGTAAAGTAAACGGAATCATACATGGTGCCGGTGTGCCAGGAGAAGGCATGCTTTGGTCGAAATCTCAAGCTGAGTTCGATGCAGTACTTCGACCAAAGCTTCAAGGTACCTATAATCTAGATGAAGCGTCGAGCGATGACGGGCTCGATTTTTTTGTGCTATTCTCCGCTATTACCTCGTTGACAGGAGGTTTCGGACAAGGAGATTATGCGGCTGCGAATGCTTATTTGGATGCGTTTGCTGCCAAGCGTGCTAGACGAGGTGGCAGAACACTCACCATCAACTGGGCAGTATGGAAGGAAACAGGGATGGCAGTCGATTATGGTATAGCAGACCGAGAACATATTTTTCAAGCTCTGCGAACGGAACAGGCTATCGAAGCTTTTCAGAGAGCACTTACAAGCTCATTTGTACAAGTTGCAATTGGTCGAATCAATCGTACAGAAGCAGTAAAAGTATTACCGTTGCTCGATCAGCCAAGATTTCCGATTCAACTTCATGCGGAGTTGATGGCTGAATTGGAACAAGGGATAGAAAAGAAGGGGACAGGGCAGAATGCAGTCCATGTAGTCCATCCTGAATTTGTTCCATCAGTGGTACTTACCGGACGTGCCGACAACACATACAGTGATTGGGAGCAGGCGATAGGAGCCATTTGGCTGAAAGTGCTCGGGGTAAAGCGAATAAACATTTATGATACATTTTACGAGTTGGGCGGAGATTCAATTTTTGCAACTAGAGTTGTGAATCATATTCATGAAGATCTGGGAATCGAGATAAGTATAGCCGAATTTTTGCAACACTTGACGATCGACGGTTTGGCTGTGTATTTAATGCATAAAGAGCAGAGAGATGAAAAGTGCAATTCTACTGACCATTCTATTTCGCTTGCTTCACCAGCTTCGTTCTATCCCGTTTCTTCTGCACAAAGACGTTTATATTTTCTACATGAGTTGCGTCCTGACCAACAAGCTTACAATGTAACGGTTGTGCTACAGATTGAAGGGGAATTAGAACGGGAGCGTTTCGAACAAGCGTGGCAGACGATCGTAGATAGACATGAGACGCTTCGTACGTATTTTGAACTTCATGATGGGGAGCCTGTACAAAAAATAGCTGACAACCTAATCGCTCCAATACGTTATATGGAAGCAGATGAACCGCAAATAACGGAGCTTATTCAGGCTGGCATAAGCTCATTCGACTTAAAACAGGCTCCGCTGTTGCGGATTTTACTACTTGCTCTTTCATCGACCCGGCATGTGCTGGTAATAGACTTGCATCATATTATTGCGGATGGATTCTCGATAGGAATTCTGGCAGAGGAATTCATGACATTATACAAAGGGCAAACACTGCCTGCTTTGTCGATACAGTTTAAAGATTATGCAGTCTGGCACAATGAGCGAATGAACAGCAATCAGATGTTACGTCACGAGCAGTTCTGGCTCTCTCTGTTTGCTGACAACGTGCCAAAATTGGACCTGATAACAGACAATACGCGTCCATCGCTACAAAGCTTTGCAGGTGACAAACATATCTTTGCAGCGAATGTAGATATGCTGGAGCAACTACAGCATTTTGCTACCAAGTATGAGACAACAATGTTTATGTTGCTATTAGCCGCCTTCAACATACTTCTTGCAAAACTAGCAGAACAAGATGATATCGTTGTAGGCTCGCCAGTTGCAGGAAGAACCGTTCGGGATACCGAACCGCTGATTGGAATGTTCGCTAATACCGTTGTCTTCAGAAATCGACCGATGGATCAGTTGACATTTGCAGAATTTCTCAGTCAGGTCAAGGAAAATACGTTGGCTGTATACGATCATCAAGAATATCCATTTGAACGTTTGATCAGTCAACTTGGATTAGGCAGTGAACTAAGCCGTAATCCTCTGTTTGACGTTATGTTTGTGATGCATAACGAACATAAAACAGAGCAGGAAAATTTGCCGCTCCGCCTTGCATCATATCCTATTCCTCACCGTATCGCGAAGGTAGATATAACCTTGGAAGCGACCGTTCTAGAGGATAAACTACTACTGGTATTTGAATATTGTACTGATTTGTATCGTTCAGCGACGATTAAGCATTGGAGCAATGGCTTGCTCTATATTTTACAAGAGGTTGTGAAAAAGCCCGATGTACGTATCTGCGATCTTATATGGTCAACTCAAAAAAGGGTCACTAATGTGCTACCTGAAGAAATAGAATTTAACTTTTAA